The Bubalus bubalis isolate 160015118507 breed Murrah chromosome 18, NDDB_SH_1, whole genome shotgun sequence genome contains a region encoding:
- the FCAR gene encoding immunoglobulin alpha Fc receptor isoform X3, translating to MAPRNITLFCLENFPIPIISAMPSSVIPWNGSVKILCQGTLESYLYQLEILENLTYKQVEKKLGFQEVAEFIINHMDTNTAGRYQCRYKREHRWSAPSEALELVVTGLYNKPFLSTDGGHVVMPGENISFQCSSAYMSFDRFSLSRPGGATLSRHRDARLQGDFTLGPVNLSFSGVYTCYGWHSGHPYVWSAPSNALELVVTDTTSQDHTTENWVRMGVAGLVLLALLAILAENRLGPQLPHQEDQQDLPDLSWSWQKSQTEWTFGLTPKDHQEDSWS from the exons ATGGCCCCCAGAAACATCACCCTCTTCTGTCTCG AGAACTTTCCCATTCCTATCATATCTGCTATGCCCAGTTCTGTGATTCCCTGGAATGGGTCGGTGAAGATCTTGTGCCAGGGAACCCTTGAGTCTTATCTGTACCAACTGGAGATCCTGGAAAACCTCACCTACAAACAGGTGGAGAAGAAGTTGGGATTTCAGGAGGTGGCGGAGTTCATCATTAACCACATGGATACAAACACCGCAGGGCGCTATCAGTGCCGATACAAGAGAGAACATCGCTGGTCAGCGCCTAGTGAAGCCCTGGAGCTTGTGGTGACAG gCTTGTACAACAAACCCTTTCTCTCCACCGATGGGGGCCATGTGGTGATGCCAGGGGAGAATATTTCCTTCCAGTGCAGTTCAGCATACATGTCATTTGACAGATTTTCACTGAGCAGGCCAGGAGGGGCCACCCTGTCACGGCACCGAGATGCGAGACTCCAAGGGGACTTCACTCTGGGTCCTGTGAACCTCAGCTTCTCAGGAGTCTACACGTGCTACGGCTGGCACAGCGGCCACCCCTATGTATGGTCAGCCCCCAGCAATGCCCTGGAGCTGGTGGTCACAG ATACCACTAGCCAAGATCACACAACAGAGAACTGGGTTCGGATGGGCGTGGCGGGGCTGGTCCTTCTAGCCCTCTTGGCCATCCTGGCTGAAAATCGACTGGGCCCTCAGCTTCCACACCAGGAAGACCAGCAAGATCTGCCTGACCTGAGCTGGAGTTGGCAGAAAAGTCAGACAGAATGGACCTTTGGACTAACTCCTAAGGACCACCAGGAAGACTCCTGGAGCTGA
- the FCAR gene encoding immunoglobulin alpha Fc receptor isoform X1, which produces MAPRNITLFCLVLCLGQKIQAQDENFPIPIISAMPSSVIPWNGSVKILCQGTLESYLYQLEILENLTYKQVEKKLGFQEVAEFIINHMDTNTAGRYQCRYKREHRWSAPSEALELVVTGLYNKPFLSTDGGHVVMPGENISFQCSSAYMSFDRFSLSRPGGATLSRHRDARLQGDFTLGPVNLSFSGVYTCYGWHSGHPYVWSAPSNALELVVTDTTSQDHTTENWVRMGVAGLVLLALLAILAENRLGPQLPHQEDQQDLPDLSWSWQKSQTEWTFGLTPKDHQEDSWS; this is translated from the exons ATGGCCCCCAGAAACATCACCCTCTTCTGTCTCG TGCTCTGTCTTGGCCAGAAGATTCAGGCACAGGATG AGAACTTTCCCATTCCTATCATATCTGCTATGCCCAGTTCTGTGATTCCCTGGAATGGGTCGGTGAAGATCTTGTGCCAGGGAACCCTTGAGTCTTATCTGTACCAACTGGAGATCCTGGAAAACCTCACCTACAAACAGGTGGAGAAGAAGTTGGGATTTCAGGAGGTGGCGGAGTTCATCATTAACCACATGGATACAAACACCGCAGGGCGCTATCAGTGCCGATACAAGAGAGAACATCGCTGGTCAGCGCCTAGTGAAGCCCTGGAGCTTGTGGTGACAG gCTTGTACAACAAACCCTTTCTCTCCACCGATGGGGGCCATGTGGTGATGCCAGGGGAGAATATTTCCTTCCAGTGCAGTTCAGCATACATGTCATTTGACAGATTTTCACTGAGCAGGCCAGGAGGGGCCACCCTGTCACGGCACCGAGATGCGAGACTCCAAGGGGACTTCACTCTGGGTCCTGTGAACCTCAGCTTCTCAGGAGTCTACACGTGCTACGGCTGGCACAGCGGCCACCCCTATGTATGGTCAGCCCCCAGCAATGCCCTGGAGCTGGTGGTCACAG ATACCACTAGCCAAGATCACACAACAGAGAACTGGGTTCGGATGGGCGTGGCGGGGCTGGTCCTTCTAGCCCTCTTGGCCATCCTGGCTGAAAATCGACTGGGCCCTCAGCTTCCACACCAGGAAGACCAGCAAGATCTGCCTGACCTGAGCTGGAGTTGGCAGAAAAGTCAGACAGAATGGACCTTTGGACTAACTCCTAAGGACCACCAGGAAGACTCCTGGAGCTGA
- the FCAR gene encoding immunoglobulin alpha Fc receptor isoform X2, translated as MKKKEVWFLHGRPTESGPCFLLENFPIPIISAMPSSVIPWNGSVKILCQGTLESYLYQLEILENLTYKQVEKKLGFQEVAEFIINHMDTNTAGRYQCRYKREHRWSAPSEALELVVTGLYNKPFLSTDGGHVVMPGENISFQCSSAYMSFDRFSLSRPGGATLSRHRDARLQGDFTLGPVNLSFSGVYTCYGWHSGHPYVWSAPSNALELVVTDTTSQDHTTENWVRMGVAGLVLLALLAILAENRLGPQLPHQEDQQDLPDLSWSWQKSQTEWTFGLTPKDHQEDSWS; from the exons ATG aaaaagaaagaagtatggTTTCTTCATGGCAGGCCAACTGAGTCTGGGCCCTGTTTCCTTTTAGAGAACTTTCCCATTCCTATCATATCTGCTATGCCCAGTTCTGTGATTCCCTGGAATGGGTCGGTGAAGATCTTGTGCCAGGGAACCCTTGAGTCTTATCTGTACCAACTGGAGATCCTGGAAAACCTCACCTACAAACAGGTGGAGAAGAAGTTGGGATTTCAGGAGGTGGCGGAGTTCATCATTAACCACATGGATACAAACACCGCAGGGCGCTATCAGTGCCGATACAAGAGAGAACATCGCTGGTCAGCGCCTAGTGAAGCCCTGGAGCTTGTGGTGACAG gCTTGTACAACAAACCCTTTCTCTCCACCGATGGGGGCCATGTGGTGATGCCAGGGGAGAATATTTCCTTCCAGTGCAGTTCAGCATACATGTCATTTGACAGATTTTCACTGAGCAGGCCAGGAGGGGCCACCCTGTCACGGCACCGAGATGCGAGACTCCAAGGGGACTTCACTCTGGGTCCTGTGAACCTCAGCTTCTCAGGAGTCTACACGTGCTACGGCTGGCACAGCGGCCACCCCTATGTATGGTCAGCCCCCAGCAATGCCCTGGAGCTGGTGGTCACAG ATACCACTAGCCAAGATCACACAACAGAGAACTGGGTTCGGATGGGCGTGGCGGGGCTGGTCCTTCTAGCCCTCTTGGCCATCCTGGCTGAAAATCGACTGGGCCCTCAGCTTCCACACCAGGAAGACCAGCAAGATCTGCCTGACCTGAGCTGGAGTTGGCAGAAAAGTCAGACAGAATGGACCTTTGGACTAACTCCTAAGGACCACCAGGAAGACTCCTGGAGCTGA